Proteins found in one Falco rusticolus isolate bFalRus1 chromosome W, bFalRus1.pri, whole genome shotgun sequence genomic segment:
- the LOC119140913 gene encoding uncharacterized protein LOC119140913: MVCVDHGTSLKETGGVGDLIGSSRHRGFLGDTHRSPIRKALRDVPWILRKDWQDECKLTDGDNFVMAVTADNKKVKRCCSTCEIGKGCLKKKIVTESDDGPELDISPLRRERNQGRESRAREQAIEPDSSGTGDVEERLSEIVIHTPVSRRTRQQTQTIAPLRQGVGSDGPVYVKVPFTAMDLMTWKQAAGNYREDPEKVGKVADTITRTQNPDWNDLQVILDNVLDDTEKQMVLKAGKAQAELDVMSGITGGTIEQNFPSGDPQWDPNNVTHRERLRRYQKWVLYGIRHAMPKSLNWSKLYEVRQDKNESPSAFWERLKEAARKYTDLRVETEAAQMQLALIFMGQSAPDIRKKLQKLEGENSRSLNTMLEVAWRVYNNREREERKSRRTDLLAVMTGTIPEPRNIHELRAFLGMTGWCRLWIMNYGLIAKPLYEAQKNSPFAWGPQQQKAFVELKRALMSAPALGLLDLTKDFQLFVHERQHLALGVLTQRIGSWKRPVGYFSKQLDTVSRGWPNCLRAVAATVMLIQEARKLTLGRTITVYVPHMVITVLEQKGGHWLSPSRMMKYQVVLTEQDDVILKTTNLVNPAVFLSSIQEEGRLEHDCLAAIEYVYSSREDLKDVPLERPDWELYSDGSSFMEQGVRYAGYAVTTETTVIEAGALASTTSAQKAELIALIRALEISKDKKVNIWTD; this comes from the exons ATGGTGTGCGTCGATC atgggacctcgctGAAGGAGACCGGAGGAGTCGGGGACCTGATCGGTTCCAGCCGGCACCGAGGATTTCTCGGGGATACCCATCGATCCCCGATCCGTAAGGCTCTTCGCGACGTTCCCTGGATTTTG agaaaagactGGCAGGATGAATGCAAGTTAACTGATGGAGATAATTTTGTGATGGCTGTAACTGCTGAtaacaagaaagtaaaaaggtGTTGCTCAACTTGTGAGATCGGGAAAggttgtttaaagaaaaagattgtcACTGAGAGTGATGATGGACCAGAATTAGATATATCCCCTCTTAGGAGAGAAAGGAATCAGGGTCGAGAATCTAGGGCACGAGAACAGGCGATTGAACCGGATAGCAGTGGAACAGGAGATGTGGAAGAGAGATTATCGGAGATTGTAATTCATACTCCTGTTTCACGGAGAACTCGGCAACAGACACAGACTATAGCTCCCCTGCGACAGGGAGTTGGTAGTGATGGACCGGTCTATGTGAAAGTACCTTTTACAGCTATGGATTTGATGACTtggaagcaggcagcaggaaatTATAGAGAAGATCCTGAAAAAGTGGGCAAGGTGGCAGATACTATAACTAGAACACAGAATCCAGACTGGAATGATTTACAGGTGATCCTGGATAATGTGTTAGATGATACAGAGAAGCAAATGGTATTAAAAGCTGGTAAAGCTCAGGCAGAGTTGGATGTGATGAGTGGAATTACAGGTGGAACAATAGAACAGAATTTTCCATCTGGGGATCCGCAGTGGGATCCAAATAATGTAACACATAGAGAAAGACTGAGACGGTATCAGAAATGGGTTTTATATGGGATTAGACATGCCATGCCTAAATCTCTGAATTGGTCTAAATTATATGAAGTAAGACAAGATAAAAATGAATCTCCCTCAGCATTTTGGGAACGATTAAAGGAAGCTGCCAGAAAATATACTGATTTGAGAGTGGAAACAGAGGCAGCACAAATGCAactggctttgatttttatggGGCAATCGGCAccagatataaggaaaaaactCCAGAAACTGGAGGGAGAGAATTCAAGGAGTTTGAATACAATGCTGGAAGTCGCATGGAGAGTATATaacaacagagaaagagaagaaagaaaatcaaggaGAACAGATTTATTGGCAGTAATGACAGGAACG atacctgagccgagaaatattcatgaactcagagcatttttgggaatgactgggtggtgtcgcctttggatcatgaactatgggctaatagctaaaccgCTGTACGAGGCCCAAAAGAACTCTCCCTTTGCATGGGGCCCACAAcagcaaaaggcttttgtagagtTAAAACGTGCCTTAATGTCTGCACCTGCCTTGGGACTGCTGGATCTAACCAAAGATTTCCAGTTGTTTGTTCatgaaaggcaacaccttgcaCTGGGCGTGTTAACCCAGAggataggaagctggaaacgaCCAGTCGGATATTTCTctaaacaactggacacagtgagtagagggtggccaaactgccttcgagcagtggcagcaacagtgatgctcatacaagaagctcggaaattgactttgggaagaacaataacagtctATGTCCCACACATGGTGATAACTGTCCTAGAACAGAAGGGGGGACACTGGCTGTCTCCCAGCCGAATGATGAAGTACCAGGTGGTATTGACTGAACAGGATGATGTGATTCTAAAGACAACTAAcctggtaaatcctgcagtgtttttaagttccatacaggaagaaggacgACTGGAACATGATTGCTTGGCTGCCATCGAGTATGTTTATTCCAGTCGTGAAGATCTGAAGGATGTACCACTGGAGCGACCAGACTGGGAACTGTATAGTGATGGAAGCAGCTTCATGGAACAAGGAGTCCGATACGCCGGATATGCGGTAACAACAGAGACTACAGttatagaagcaggagcattggcGAGTACCACATCAGCCCAAAAGGCGGAACTCATCGCTTTAATTCGAGCCTTAGAGataagcaaagacaagaaagtaaatatctggactgat